One genomic region from Balaenoptera acutorostrata chromosome 1, mBalAcu1.1, whole genome shotgun sequence encodes:
- the CCDC190 gene encoding coiled-coil domain-containing protein 190, which produces MKRMERYLVRGPLQKHFDLERKNAKQAEARLSQRLQRLEDICLYHVKLLTREQRELQKELQRLQQDIIKKKFSSYFENGSQKTPEDVLMFSSQGRQKHRVLQANKFRALTTNMIQEIYKTKSQMPPFHHIGPKDPMKSKRQSLSQNNRTSHFIEEKPQAQEKYSINPLKGKDSNKGISILCQDQDVSTHTIDQGPSSSPAGGSRMAHGDETRSNDANIRPDHATGKQIPLNPMECGGNLKGEPKTSTYLELFAKARNAHYLRHRVPPESERLLSIGEIFGHKESSQPRAEKGCEYRVTI; this is translated from the exons ATGAAGAGGATGGAGAGGTACCTGGTCAGGGGACCACTACAGAAGCACTTTGATTTGGAGAGGAAGAATGCCAAGCAGGCTGAAGCCAGACTCAGCCAAAGACTGCAGAGACTAGAGGATATCTGCCTATACCATGTGAAGCTGCTGACCAGGGAGCAGAGAGAGCTCCAGAAAGAACTGCAGAGGTTGCAGCAAG atatCATCAAGAAAAAGTTCTCCTCTTACTTTGAGAATGGAAGTCAGAAGACACCAGAAGATGTTCTTATGTTCTCATCACAGGGAAGACAGAAGCACAGGGTTCTACAGGCTAATAAATTTAG AGCACTGACAACAAATATGATCCAAGAAATATACAAAACCAAGTCCCAGATGCCTCCTTTCCATCACATTGGTCCCAAGGACCCCATGAAAAGCAAAAGGCAGTCGCTATCTCAAAATAACAGAACTTCCCACTTTATAGAAGAGAAGCCGCAAGCCCAAGAGAAATATTCTATAAACCCACTGAAGGGCAAAGACTCCAACAAGGGCATTTCTATTCTATGTCAAGATCAAGACGTCTCCACTCACACCATAGACCAAGGCCCCAGTTCCAGCCCAGCTGGTGGTAGCAGAATGGCACACGGCGATGAGACCAGATCAAATGATGCCAACATAAGGCCAGACCACGCCACTGGGAAACAAATTCCCCTGAATCCCATGGAATGTGGAGGGAACCTCAAAGGCGAGCCCAAAACATCAACCTACTTAGAGTTGTTTGCAAAGGCCAGAAATGCTCACTACCTCCGGCACCGGGTCCCCCCTGAGTCTGAGAGATTGCTTAGCATTGGGGAGATCTTTGGGCACAAGGAATCCTCACAACCCAGAGCAGAAAAGGGGTGTGAATACAGGGTGACCATCTAA